A region from the Fundulus heteroclitus isolate FHET01 chromosome 22, MU-UCD_Fhet_4.1, whole genome shotgun sequence genome encodes:
- the LOC105926176 gene encoding tripartite motif-containing protein 16-like produces the protein MEQNQLNRETFSCSICLDLLKVPVTIPCGHSYCMKCIKAHWDGEDQRGIHSCPQCRESFTPRPALKKNTMLAVLVEQLKKTGLQAAPADHCYAGPEDVACDVCTGRKLKAIKSCLVCLASYCEKHLQPHDSAPLKKHKLVEPSKNLQENICSRHDEVMKVFCRTDQKCICSVCCVDDHKGHDTVSAAAERTERQRELQVRRENIQQRIQDREKDVKLLQQELEAINLSADKTVEDSEKIFNELIRLIKKRSSDVKQQIRSQQETEGSRVKELQEKLEQEIIELKRKDAELKQLSHTEDHNQFLNNYPSLSVLSESTHSSSIKIRPLTYFEDVTAAVSELRDQLQDILRDAWTNISVRLTEVDVSLSEPKPKSRAGFLKYSCEITLDPNTAYNYLVLSEGNKKVTRMNEPQSYSNHPDRFTGWPQVLSGESLTGRCYWEVEWRGGVYIAVAYKNISRAGGGEECGFGFNDKSWALNCYQKGYEFVRNDIRTSVSGPVSSRVGVYLDHRAGILSFYSISKTMTLLHRVQTTFTQPLHAGVWVSVRGSAEFCKPK, from the coding sequence ATGGAGCAGAATCAGCTGAACCGGGAAACCTTCTCCTGCtcgatctgtctggatctactgaaggttccggtgactattccctgtggacacagctactgcATGAAGTGTATTAAAGCACACTGGGATGGAGAGGACCAGAGaggaatccacagctgccctcagtgcagggAGTCCTTCACACCGAGGCCTGCtctgaagaaaaacaccatgttagcagttttagtggagcagctgaagaaaactggactccaagctgctcctgctgatcactgctatgctggacctgaagatgtggcctgtgatgtctgcactggaagaaaactgaaagccatcaaGTCCTGTTTAGTCTGTCTGGCCTCCTACtgtgagaaacaccttcagcctcatGATTCAGCTCCACtaaagaaacacaagctggtggagccctccaagaacctccaggagaacatctgctctcgtcatgatgaggtgatgaaggtgttctgtcgtactgatcagaaGTGTATCTGTAGTGTCTGCTGTGTGGATGACCACAAAGGCCACGACACAgtctcagctgcagcagaaaggacgGAGCGGCAGAGAGAGCTCCAGGTGAGACgggaaaacatccagcagagaatccaggacagagagaaagatgtgaagctgcttcaacaggagctggaggccatcaacctctctgctgataaaacagtggaggacagtgagaagatcttcaatgagctgatccgtctcatcaagaaaagaagctctgatgtgaagcagcagatcagatcccagcaggaaactgaagggagtcgagtcaaagagcttcaggagaagctagAGCAGGAGATCattgagctgaagaggaaagacgctgagctgaagcagctctcacacacagaggatcacaaccagtttctcaacaactacccctcactgtcagtactcagtgagtctacacactcatccagcatcaagatccgtcctctgacctactttgaggatgtgacagcagctgtgtcagagctcagagatcaactacaggacatcctgagagacgCATGGACAAATATCTCAGTGAGACTCACTGAGGTGGACGTTTCACTGTcagaaccaaaaccaaagagcagagctggattcCTGAAATATTCATGTGAAATcacactggatccaaacacagcatACAATTATCTAGTACTATCAGAGGGGAACAAGAAGGTCACAAGGATGAATGAACCTCAGTCTTATTCTAATCATCCAGACAGGTTCACTGGTTGGCCTCAGGTTCTTAGTGgagagagtctgactggacgttgttactgggaggtggagtggagagGCGGAGTTTATATAGCAGTCGCATACAAGAATatcagcagagcaggaggaggcGAGGAATGTGGATTTGGATTTAATGACAAATCTTGGGCATTAAATTGTTACCAAAAAGGTTATGAGTTTGTTCGCAACGACATCCGGACATCAGTCTCAGGTCCAGTttcctccagagtaggagtgtacctggatcacagagcaggtattctgtccttctacagcaTCTCTAaaaccatgactctcctccacagagtccagaccaccttcACTCAGCCGCTACACGCTGGAGTTTGGGTTAGTGTAAgaggttctgctgagttctgtaAACCCAAATAG